The genomic window GAAGGCCTCACAAGCGCTGCAGCACCTCGTCGAGGAGGATCGTGCCCTGGAGACCCATCGTGACCCGCAGACCCATGAGATCATCCTGTCGGGCACGGGACAGATGCATATCGAGGTGACGGTCGAGAAGCTGAAGCGTAAATTTAATGTAGAAGTTGAACTTCAAGCCCCAAAGGTCCCCTACAAGGAGACCATCAAGGGCCGCGCCGAAGCCCAGGGCAAGTACAAGCGTCAGTCCGGTGGCCGCGGCCAGTACGGTGATTGCTGGCTCAGAGTGGAGCCGCTCCAGCGCGGCGGCGGCTTCGAGTTCAAAGACGAGATCGTCGGCGGCGCGATTCCGCGCCAGTTCATCCCGTCGGTCGAAAAGGGCGTGCGAAACACGCTTGCCGAGGGTTATCTGGCGGGCTTCCCGATGGTGGACGTCAAGGTGTCGGTCTTCGAAGGCAGCTATCACGATGTCGACTCCTCGGACATGGCGTTCCAGATCGCGGCCTCGATGGGACTTAAGGCGGCGTTCGAAAAGGCCCGGCCGATTATCCTGGAACCCGTGATGGCGCTCGACGTGAGTTGTCCCGACGAATCGATGGGCGACGTGATCGGCGATCTGAACTCGCGCCGCGGTAAAGTGCTCGGGATGGATCGCAAGGGCCAGAGCCAGGTGATCAAGGCGCTCGTGCCGATGTCGGAGATTCTAAAATACGCGCCCGACCTGCGCTCGAAGACGTCGGGCCGCGGATCGTTCGAGGCGCACTTCTCGCATTACGAGGAAGCGCCACCTCCGATCACAGAGCGGATCGTCAAGGAGGCGCGCGAGGCACGCGAGGCCGCGCAAAAGGAGCGCGCGCACGCCTAGCGCCTGTGGTCCGGGCCGCACGCGCAGCTGCGTGGTATGCAAGCGACCGCGCGCGCGGGCGCGTGGTATAAATGACGGATGGCGCCGATCGGAAAGGCACTGATTGTTGCCGGGCTGGTGCTGGCCGTGCTGGGCGCGGTGGTCTGGGGCTACGGATCAGGCTCCATACCGGGGCCTCTACCGGGACGGCTTCCGGGCGATATCTACGTGCGGCGCGGCAACTTCAGCTTTTATTTTCCGCTGACGACCTCGATCGTCGTCAGCATCGTGCTTAGCCTGATCGTGGCCTGGCTGAGGCGCTGACCGTGGCCGGTTATGCTGACGCACGCGATTCCACGCGCGTGGCCGACTTGAAGCGGCGCCGCCGCGAGCTTATTGCGGTGGGCGTGGCGGCGACCGTGCTGGTCGCCTTCGTGCTTGCGCAGACCGAGCTGCCGCCGCTTACGCGCCATACTTCGCTGCTCTCCAACCTGGTCGTAATCCTGCTGTTCGACATCAGCTTTCTCCTGCTCGGTCTGCTCCTGCTGCTGGTCGGACGCAACCTCGCCAAGGTCATCTTCGAGCATCGCCGCGGCCTCATCGGCTCCAAGTTCCAGGTGCGCCTGGTGCTCGGCTTCATCGCGGTGGCGCTGGTGCCGAGCCTGTTCCTGCTCATCGTGGCGGGCGCATTTTTGCGCGCCGACGTTGCCAGCTGGTTCAATCCCGAATACGAACGCGTGCTCGACGACTCGCTCGATATCGCCAAGGTTTACTATCTGAGCGCGGCCAACAACGCCGCTCACTTCGCGCGCGAAATCGCGCGCGAGGCCGCAGCCAAGGGCTTGCTGCGCCCGGAGCGCCGCGCCGAACTCAAGAGCTTTATCGAGGAGCGCCAGGAAGACTACAACCTCGGCACGATCGAGGTGTTCGATCGCGGCCGCCGCCTGCTGCTGATTGCGCTTAGCCCAAAAACCCCGACCGGAATCGGCGTCTCGCCCGACTCGCCGCTGCTCGCGCAGACGCTCGGCGGTCATGCGATGACGCGCACCGACCGTTTCGGCAAGTCCGATGTGATCCGCGGCAGCGCTCCGATCTACGCCTCGCCGGAGTCGGACACGGTGATGGGCGCGGTGGTGGTCGATTACTACTTGCCGCGCAGTCTCGCGCAGCGCGCCGCCGGCATCTCGCAGACCTTCGAGGACTATTTTCAATTGCGCACGTTGCGCCAGCCGATCATGCGCAGCTATTTCCTGGCCCTGATGCTGATCGGGCTGGTCGTCGTGCTGCTGGCGAGCTGGTTCGGGATGTATCTCGCGCGCGGAGTCACGGTTCCAATCAAGCTTTTGGCCGAGGGCACGCAGGCTATCGCGCACGGCGATCTCGAGCATGAAATTCCGTCGGTCGGCGACGACGAAATCGGGCAACTGGTGAATTCGTTCAACCGGATGACGGCCGACCTGCGCTCATCGCAGACCGAACTCGAGCGCCGCCGGGCTTACACGGAAACACTGCTCCGCAACGTGAGCGCGGGCGTGGTCGGGCTCGATTCGCAGGGCGTAATCACTGCGATCAATTCTTACGCAGAACGGATGCTTGGACTTAAGGCAGGGGAGGTGCTCGGGCGCCGATGGCGCTCCGTGTTCCAACCCGCGCTGGCCGACGCGCTCGAGGAAATCTTCGCCGAGCATCGCCGTCCGCACGAGGTGCGCTCCTCGATCAAGCTGCAGCCGGCGGGCGGGAGCGAGATCGAGCTGATGGTCGCCGCGAGCACGCTGGGCGACGGCGCCGACGGCGAGCTCGGGACGGTGCTGTTTTTGGAGGACGTGAGCCAACTTGCCAAGGTCGAGCGGATGGAGGCGTGGCGCGAGGTCGCCCGCCGCATCGCACACGAGATAAAGAATCCGCTGACGCCGATCCAGCTCTCGGCGGAGCGGCTGCGCCGCCAGCTTGCCGAGCGCGCCTCCGATGGCGACGCCAGGCTTATCGATGAGTGCACTCGCATCATCATCGGCGAGGTCGAGGACTTAAAGCGCCTGGTGGGCGAGTTCTCCGCGTTCGCCCGGATGCCGCATCTCAATCCCGTTCCGGGCGACCTCAACCCGTTGGTCGAAGAGACGGTCGCGACGTTTCGCGAGGCCAACCCTGGGGTCGATTTCGCCGCGGTGCTGGCGTCATTGCTGCCGCAAATCGCGATCGACCGCGACGCGCTCAAGCGGGCGATCGTCAACCTGCTGGAAAACGCGGTCAACGCCGCGGTCGGCGCCAATCCCAATGGCGGGGGACCGAACATCGAGGTGCGCACGGCGCTCGATGCTGAAAGCGGGGTCGTCACGCTAGAGGTAAGCGACAACGGCCCGGGTATCCCGCAAGCGCTGCGCTCGCGCATCTTCGAGCCTTATTTTTCGACGCGCAAGGGCGGCACTGGACTCGGCCTCGCGATCGTCTCGGCCATCGTTGCCGACCATCACGGCTTCGTCCGGGTGCGCGACAACCAGCCGCGGGGAAGTAGATTCGTGCTCGAGTTTCCGATAAAAGAGCAGCAATTCGCGAAGGTTCTGGGCTAGGAGCGTCTGGCGCGATCCGACCGGCGCAGTCCGCTTACCGCCAAAGGAAAATAGTGAACGAGACCGTATTGGTGGTTGATGATGAGGAGCGGATCAGGTCATCGCTCCGTGGAATCCTGGGCGACGAGGGCTTTCGGGTGCTCGACACCGGCGACCCGGCCGGCGTGATGGATCTCATCACGCGCGAGAACCCGGCACTGGTCCTGCTCGACATCTGGATGCCCAATATCGACGGCATCGAGCTGCTCCGCCGCATCAAGGCCGAACGGCCCGAAGTCCGCGTGATCATGATCTCCGGCCACGGCAACATCCAGAACGCGGTGGCCGCGACCCGGCTCGGCGCGGCCGATTTCATCGAGAAGCCGTTTTCCGTCAGCGGGCTGCTCACTTCGATCGAACGCGTGCTCGAACGCGAGTCCGGCGGTGTGCGCATGCCCGGCGGAGCGCCGGCCGGCCCGGCCGCGCCGCGGCCCGCGCCGTTCGTGAGCCGCTCCGGGCAGAGACAACGCACGCTCGCGCGCTCGGTGGTCGCGGCAGGGCAGGGCCTTCATTCGGGACTCAAGACCGGCGTAATCCTGCATCCCGCGCCGCCGGGGACCGGCATAGTCTTTTCCTCGGTCGCCGACGAGACCGCGATCGCCGCGCGCCTCGAGAACGTCACCGACACCGGCTACAACACCACGCTCACCGCAGGCGGCCGCTCCGTGCGCACGGTCGAACACTTGATGTCGGCGCTGCACGGCATGGGCATCAGCAACCTGTTGATCAAGACCGACGACGAAGTGCCCGCGCTCGACGGCTCGGCGATCGAATTCTGCCGGCAGATTTCCGAAGTGGGCGTGCAAGAGCAGGAAGCCGCGCTCGAGCCGGTGAGAATCGCGCGCGCGATCGCGGTCGGCAACAACGGCGAGTCGATTCGTATCGAGCCCGCGGACCATCTCATCATCGACTACACCCTGGAGTACCCGCGGCCGATCGGCCGTCAGAGCGTGCACTTCGAGCTGACTTCGCCCGAGGCCTACATGCGCGAGATCGCACCGGCGCGCACCTTCGGCTTCGTGCACGAGTTCCACAAGCTCGCCGAGATGGGTCTCGCAAGCGGGGGCCGACTCGACAATCTCATCCTGATTGACGACGAGAAGGTGGTTAATACGACGCTGCGCTTCGTCGACGAATTCGCGCGCCATAAGGTGCTCGATCTGATCGGCGACCTCTATCTGCTTGGGCGGCCGATCCTGGGCCACGTCATCGCGCACAAGACCGGCCATTCCGATAATTTAGCGCTGCTCCGCGCGGTGAAGGCTGCGCTCTAGACCGTTGCCGCGGTCTTGGCGACTCTAGACCGCTGTCGCGGTCTTGGCGACAATAAGCCCGCGAGCTTTCGGACGGATCGCGTCGGCGATCCCGGAAATCGGCATCACCTGATGGAACTCAAAGGCAAGGCCGCCCTGGTGACCGGCGCCGCGCGCCGCGTCGGCCGCACGATCGCTGAGCATCTAGCCGGACGCGGAGCCGCCGTTGCGGTCCATTACAATCGCTCGCGCAGCGAAGCGGAAGCGGTCGTCGCCGGAATCGAACGCGCCGGCGGCCGCGCGCATCCCTTCGGCGCGAATCTGGAAAGCGTCGCCGAGATCGAGCGGATGGTCGGCGAAGTGCTCAAAACGTTCGGCCGTATCGACGTCCTGGTCAATTGCGCGTCGGTCTTCTATCGCAAGCCGATCGAGGAAGTCACCGAGCACGATTGGGATGTCAATCTCGACACCAACCTCAAGGCGCCGTTTTTTCTCTCCAAGTTCGCGGGCGCGGCGATGCGCCGGCAGGGCGCCGGGAAAATCGTCAATATCGGCGATTGGGCCGGGATTCGCCCGTACAACAACTATTTGCCGTACACCGTTTCCAAGAGCGGGCTTATCGGGTTGACCCGAGCGCTGGCCAAGGCGCTCGCTCCCGAGGTCCAGGTCAATTGCGTCGCGTTGGGCCCGGTGATGCCGCCCGAGGAATACAGCGAAGAGGAAAACGCAAGGCTGGTCGCCGGCACGCTGGTCAAGCGGCTCGGTTCTCCCGAAGACGTCGCGCGCGCGGTGCTCTTTTTGTGCGAAGGCACCGACTTCGCGACCGGCTCGACGCTGATGCTCGACGGCGGCCGCCTCCTGAACTAGCTGGCTGCGCTCAGGCGGCCATCGGCACCGGCGCAGGTGCGAAGCTCGCCGTACAGGGCGGCCCTGCCGCGAAAAAGTGGCTGACGGTACTGTCGGCGCGCTCGAAAATCAGGCTCGCGGAGCGCGTGCCGTAGTCGCCCATGTGCTGGCAGAGCGCGTTGGGCCGTCCCTCGCGAGCGTCGAGTTGCGTCGAGTGGTCGGCCAGCAGATTCGCCAGTTGCGCGCGATGGGCGACCGGATCGCGCGCGAAGTCGGCCGGCGCAAGCAGCGAAGCGAAACGATCGTGCGCGCGGCTGATACGGGGGCATTCGAAATCGTCCAGATCGACGTTGGTCAGCAGATGCATCCCGGGAGCGAGCTTGACCAGTTCGAGCCCGCCGCCGCGGTTGTAGGCGACGTAGGCGGAGTCTCGTGAAGCCATCAGCAGGTTGAATGCGTTGTAATTCGAGCCGCGCTGACCGTGCACGAACGCCGCGGCCTCGTCGGCTGTCCGATGGCGTAGCGCGTCGAGGCATAGCAGTCCGCGCGAGCGCAGCGCCGGATTGGGGTCGCCGTAGTCGGCACGCCGGCGGTTCAGCAGCCCGGCCACCAGCCCGTATTCGTTAATTCCGAGCCACGTGCCGTTCGCCTGGAGGTCCTTGCCGCCGACGACATGCGGATGCGCGAGCAGGGTGGTCGGAGGCAGGGCAGGGCGGGCCAAGTACTCGTCGCGATTGGCCGCGATCACGACGGGGTAATCGGGAAATACCTGGAAATAGATCGCAAGCGTGCACATCGTCCCCCAAACTTGGCAAAACCGAAGCGCCTGAAACAAGGGGGGACCGCCCTGATGGTCGAGCGCTCCTGACGCGCATGCTCCTGACCCGCATGGGGCCAAATGGACGGGCGCTTTCGATGGTTTCTACGTGTCTCGCGTGTCTCGGGAGAGCAATGAAGGCGAGCGTCGAGGAAGCGCCAGAGGTCCTTCCTTTGCGAGGGGCAGAATCAAAGGCTCAGGCTCCCATGACGTGCGCGTTCACGGCCTCGAACCGGCGCGCTACGCGGCCCGTCCGATCGCGGCAATTCACAGTCGGCTGTCGTTTGGTTGATGTAATATTTCGAGTGCCATCTTCGGAACAGAGGATCCGTTTCGTTGGTCTATGGTTCGGTTGGCGCTTGAACGGTCAGGCCCGGGCCTTCGCGCGGCGGAGCCATTCGTCTAAACCGATGCGCCCGAGGCGCGCCTCGCCCAACGGCACCAGCGAGCGCTCCTCGACCCGGCCGCCCCAGTATCGGGCCTCCGGGTCTCTCGCGACCTGACGTGGATCGCCGACCGCTTTCAGATAGCGGGCGACGATTTCGTTGAACGGCGCTCGTTCCGGACCGGCGATCTCGACGATGCCGCGTCGCGGCGCCGCGAGCGC from Candidatus Binataceae bacterium includes these protein-coding regions:
- the lpxC gene encoding UDP-3-O-acyl-N-acetylglucosamine deacetylase, coding for MNETVLVVDDEERIRSSLRGILGDEGFRVLDTGDPAGVMDLITRENPALVLLDIWMPNIDGIELLRRIKAERPEVRVIMISGHGNIQNAVAATRLGAADFIEKPFSVSGLLTSIERVLERESGGVRMPGGAPAGPAAPRPAPFVSRSGQRQRTLARSVVAAGQGLHSGLKTGVILHPAPPGTGIVFSSVADETAIAARLENVTDTGYNTTLTAGGRSVRTVEHLMSALHGMGISNLLIKTDDEVPALDGSAIEFCRQISEVGVQEQEAALEPVRIARAIAVGNNGESIRIEPADHLIIDYTLEYPRPIGRQSVHFELTSPEAYMREIAPARTFGFVHEFHKLAEMGLASGGRLDNLILIDDEKVVNTTLRFVDEFARHKVLDLIGDLYLLGRPILGHVIAHKTGHSDNLALLRAVKAAL
- a CDS encoding SDR family oxidoreductase produces the protein MELKGKAALVTGAARRVGRTIAEHLAGRGAAVAVHYNRSRSEAEAVVAGIERAGGRAHPFGANLESVAEIERMVGEVLKTFGRIDVLVNCASVFYRKPIEEVTEHDWDVNLDTNLKAPFFLSKFAGAAMRRQGAGKIVNIGDWAGIRPYNNYLPYTVSKSGLIGLTRALAKALAPEVQVNCVALGPVMPPEEYSEEENARLVAGTLVKRLGSPEDVARAVLFLCEGTDFATGSTLMLDGGRLLN
- a CDS encoding ATP-binding protein, with product MADLKRRRRELIAVGVAATVLVAFVLAQTELPPLTRHTSLLSNLVVILLFDISFLLLGLLLLLVGRNLAKVIFEHRRGLIGSKFQVRLVLGFIAVALVPSLFLLIVAGAFLRADVASWFNPEYERVLDDSLDIAKVYYLSAANNAAHFAREIAREAAAKGLLRPERRAELKSFIEERQEDYNLGTIEVFDRGRRLLLIALSPKTPTGIGVSPDSPLLAQTLGGHAMTRTDRFGKSDVIRGSAPIYASPESDTVMGAVVVDYYLPRSLAQRAAGISQTFEDYFQLRTLRQPIMRSYFLALMLIGLVVVLLASWFGMYLARGVTVPIKLLAEGTQAIAHGDLEHEIPSVGDDEIGQLVNSFNRMTADLRSSQTELERRRAYTETLLRNVSAGVVGLDSQGVITAINSYAERMLGLKAGEVLGRRWRSVFQPALADALEEIFAEHRRPHEVRSSIKLQPAGGSEIELMVAASTLGDGADGELGTVLFLEDVSQLAKVERMEAWREVARRIAHEIKNPLTPIQLSAERLRRQLAERASDGDARLIDECTRIIIGEVEDLKRLVGEFSAFARMPHLNPVPGDLNPLVEETVATFREANPGVDFAAVLASLLPQIAIDRDALKRAIVNLLENAVNAAVGANPNGGGPNIEVRTALDAESGVVTLEVSDNGPGIPQALRSRIFEPYFSTRKGGTGLGLAIVSAIVADHHGFVRVRDNQPRGSRFVLEFPIKEQQFAKVLG
- a CDS encoding DUF2905 domain-containing protein, whose product is MAPIGKALIVAGLVLAVLGAVVWGYGSGSIPGPLPGRLPGDIYVRRGNFSFYFPLTTSIVVSIVLSLIVAWLRR
- a CDS encoding NRDE family protein, with protein sequence MCTLAIYFQVFPDYPVVIAANRDEYLARPALPPTTLLAHPHVVGGKDLQANGTWLGINEYGLVAGLLNRRRADYGDPNPALRSRGLLCLDALRHRTADEAAAFVHGQRGSNYNAFNLLMASRDSAYVAYNRGGGLELVKLAPGMHLLTNVDLDDFECPRISRAHDRFASLLAPADFARDPVAHRAQLANLLADHSTQLDAREGRPNALCQHMGDYGTRSASLIFERADSTVSHFFAAGPPCTASFAPAPVPMAA